The following proteins are co-located in the Corynebacterium kalinowskii genome:
- a CDS encoding glycosyltransferase family 4 protein translates to MRIGIVCPYSFDQPGGVQAHILDLAEYLRGQGHFVQVIGPASNDIDLPGYVVKGGPSVAVPYNGSVARLALGPRVSRQLKQFIAEGQFDVLHIHEPNAPSYSLQAMALAQGPIVATYHASASESLVLRVAAAGLRPMLEKIRGGIAVSEMARRWQVEQLGGDPVLIPNGVDTQLFATTKPRRNDPLEVVFLGRIDEPRKGLDILLDALQEVNAPCHVTVMGGGTPRDISGVSFVGRVSEAEKVAYLQAADIYVAPNTGGESFGIVLVEAMAAGAVVVASDIEAFRHVLQTHTDEPAGMVFRNEDAHDLARALTLALTDSELRTRLRERGLQRAAVYDWARVGADILRVYETVADGTIVHVKEKRR, encoded by the coding sequence ATGCGGATTGGGATCGTGTGCCCCTATTCCTTTGACCAACCCGGTGGCGTGCAGGCGCACATCCTGGACCTTGCTGAGTACCTTCGCGGTCAGGGGCATTTTGTCCAGGTTATAGGTCCGGCCAGCAATGACATTGACCTTCCCGGCTATGTCGTTAAGGGCGGGCCTTCAGTCGCGGTGCCCTATAACGGGTCTGTGGCCCGTCTTGCTTTAGGACCGCGGGTGTCCCGGCAGCTGAAGCAATTCATAGCTGAGGGCCAGTTTGATGTGCTCCACATCCACGAACCCAATGCTCCAAGCTATTCACTACAAGCTATGGCGCTGGCGCAGGGGCCAATTGTGGCGACGTACCACGCCAGCGCGTCGGAGTCGCTCGTGCTTCGGGTTGCCGCAGCGGGGCTGCGTCCCATGTTGGAAAAGATTCGGGGCGGCATCGCGGTGTCCGAAATGGCCCGGCGCTGGCAAGTGGAGCAACTTGGCGGCGATCCGGTGCTGATTCCGAATGGGGTAGACACCCAGCTGTTCGCGACCACGAAGCCACGCCGTAATGATCCCTTGGAGGTGGTGTTCCTCGGCAGGATCGATGAGCCCCGAAAAGGACTCGACATTTTGCTTGATGCCCTCCAGGAGGTGAATGCGCCGTGTCATGTGACAGTCATGGGCGGAGGTACACCAAGGGACATCTCGGGGGTGAGTTTCGTCGGTCGAGTTTCTGAGGCGGAGAAAGTGGCATACTTGCAGGCTGCCGACATTTACGTCGCCCCCAATACCGGCGGAGAGAGCTTCGGCATCGTGCTTGTGGAGGCGATGGCGGCTGGCGCAGTTGTGGTGGCTTCGGACATTGAGGCGTTCCGACACGTCCTGCAAACCCACACTGACGAACCCGCAGGCATGGTATTTCGCAATGAGGATGCTCACGATCTCGCTAGGGCCCTGACCTTGGCGCTCACCGATTCTGAGCTGCGCACGAGGCTGCGTGAGCGAGGGCTTCAGCGGGCCGCCGTGTATGACTGGGCCCGAGTAGGAGCCGACATCCTGCGGGTCTATGAAACAGTTGCCGATGGCACCATCGTGCATGTCAAGGAGAAGCGTCGATGA
- a CDS encoding phosphatidylinositol mannoside acyltransferase, which yields MKLIDALRSKDPAAIGYIAAWKIVGLLPTPMARWLFETAGARVARKEGATRYLRLNLARAVGKPASDVLVEQAMRSYARYWAEAFRLPVLSRHDLGERLDPHVTGREHLDASLSKGKGVVLTLPHSGNWDMAGVWLVHHAGSFTTVAERLRPDVLFEAFVEFREELGFGVLAHAGAEPPFERLQKVLLDGGIVCLLGERDLKGKGVPVKFFGEDTTFPAGPAQLALTTGAALHTVDSHFTPNGWGFAISPPLDVDDLGSTVQRIARNFEASIAAHPEDWHMLQPVWLADRRSRK from the coding sequence ATGAAACTCATCGATGCGCTACGAAGCAAAGATCCTGCGGCGATCGGATATATCGCCGCTTGGAAAATCGTAGGGCTCTTGCCGACACCCATGGCACGCTGGCTGTTTGAAACCGCCGGTGCACGGGTCGCCCGCAAAGAGGGCGCAACGCGTTATCTGCGGCTCAATCTGGCTAGGGCCGTCGGCAAGCCTGCCTCAGATGTGTTGGTCGAACAAGCCATGCGCTCATATGCCCGCTATTGGGCGGAAGCTTTTCGCCTGCCGGTGCTTAGCCGTCATGACTTGGGGGAGCGCCTCGATCCGCATGTCACCGGGCGCGAGCACCTGGATGCCTCACTGTCCAAGGGCAAGGGCGTGGTCTTGACACTGCCGCATTCTGGGAATTGGGACATGGCTGGTGTCTGGCTTGTGCACCACGCAGGTAGCTTTACGACGGTCGCGGAACGCCTACGCCCAGACGTGCTCTTTGAGGCTTTCGTCGAGTTTCGTGAGGAGCTGGGCTTTGGCGTCCTGGCTCACGCGGGTGCGGAACCTCCCTTCGAGCGCCTCCAAAAGGTGCTGCTGGACGGTGGCATCGTCTGTCTGTTGGGAGAACGCGACCTGAAGGGGAAAGGGGTGCCGGTGAAGTTCTTCGGCGAGGACACGACCTTTCCTGCTGGCCCAGCACAGCTGGCGCTCACCACGGGTGCAGCCCTGCATACTGTGGACTCGCACTTCACACCTAACGGTTGGGGTTTTGCTATCTCGCCGCCACTCGACGTTGATGATTTGGGCTCAACGGTCCAGCGGATTGCCCGCAATTTCGAGGCGAGTATTGCTGCCCATCCGGAGGATTGGCATATGCTACAACCAGTATGGTTGGCAGATCGACGTAGCCGGAAGTAA
- the pgsA gene encoding phosphatidylinositol phosphate synthase: MLSVRGRRPAAVVVEPVAKACLRLGLTPNIVTVIGTVIACGIILILVPLGELFWAAVLSALFTAFDLVDGTMARLRGGGTSFGATLDATCDRITDGVLFSVITWWLIYRYDANVWLVGAAFSVLVSSQVISYVKARAEASGISVVGGLVERAERLILGLLGLGLTGLGVPFAIDTAIWILAVGSVLTVIQRLVMAARNERANDPIAPPPGAEPARP, encoded by the coding sequence GTGTTGAGTGTGCGTGGGCGGCGCCCGGCTGCCGTGGTAGTCGAACCAGTGGCCAAAGCGTGCCTCAGGCTCGGGCTGACCCCCAACATCGTGACCGTCATCGGTACCGTTATTGCCTGCGGTATCATTCTGATCCTCGTTCCGCTGGGGGAGCTCTTCTGGGCTGCGGTGCTGTCGGCACTGTTCACGGCCTTCGATCTCGTCGATGGCACCATGGCTCGGCTCCGAGGCGGAGGCACAAGCTTCGGTGCCACCCTCGACGCAACCTGCGACCGCATCACTGACGGTGTGCTCTTTTCGGTCATCACATGGTGGCTGATCTATCGCTACGATGCCAATGTTTGGCTCGTCGGAGCGGCATTTTCGGTTTTGGTCTCGTCTCAGGTGATCAGCTACGTCAAGGCTCGCGCGGAGGCCAGCGGGATCAGCGTGGTCGGTGGCCTCGTCGAGCGTGCTGAGCGGCTGATCCTTGGCCTCCTTGGTCTTGGATTAACCGGACTCGGCGTCCCTTTCGCAATTGACACTGCCATCTGGATTCTCGCAGTCGGCTCCGTGTTGACAGTCATTCAACGCTTGGTGATGGCGGCCCGGAATGAGCGCGCCAACGATCCCATCGCTCCGCCCCCGGGAGCGGAGCCTGCGCGCCCATGA
- a CDS encoding HIT family protein: MISQLRRISVSADNFVDTGIGGEDRLQRLWAPYRMNYIATKPRTEKKSDPFVQIPTLPDEEGLIVARGELVYCLLNLFPYNSGHCMVVPYRKVANLEDLTLEESAELMLFAQSVVKVIKSVSNPDAFNVGFNLGRASGGSIGDHLHLHVVPRWSGDANFMTVLGETKVLPQLLRDTRKILAAEWAQRDDLPGTARP, encoded by the coding sequence ATGATCAGCCAACTGAGGAGAATCTCGGTGTCCGCCGATAACTTCGTCGACACCGGTATTGGTGGCGAAGATCGATTGCAGCGCCTGTGGGCGCCGTATCGAATGAACTACATCGCCACCAAGCCTCGCACCGAAAAGAAGTCGGACCCCTTCGTTCAGATTCCCACTCTGCCGGATGAGGAAGGCCTCATCGTGGCACGTGGCGAGTTGGTTTACTGCCTGCTTAATCTGTTCCCGTATAACTCGGGCCATTGCATGGTGGTTCCATATCGTAAGGTGGCCAACCTGGAAGACCTTACCCTTGAGGAATCAGCGGAGCTGATGTTGTTTGCCCAGTCAGTGGTCAAGGTCATCAAGTCAGTCTCGAATCCGGATGCCTTCAATGTCGGATTCAACCTAGGTCGGGCTTCCGGTGGATCAATCGGCGATCACCTTCATCTTCACGTGGTGCCACGTTGGTCCGGAGATGCTAATTTCATGACTGTCCTGGGCGAAACTAAGGTGCTGCCACAGTTGTTGCGTGATACCCGCAAGATTCTCGCAGCGGAGTGGGCGCAGCGCGACGATCTACCAGGAACAGCACGCCCCTAG
- the thrS gene encoding threonine--tRNA ligase: MTSFQVPAGVAVGAAMRDLELPNKGEDAIVAAKDTSGAIKDLSFVPAEDSEFTPVSANTEDGRGVIRHSCAHVLAQAVQQLFPGTKLGIGPAIEGGFYYDFDVKEPFTPEDLKNIEKAMKKIIKSGQKFERKAYASVEEARLEYANEPFKMELIDDKGNVDPDSDEAMEVGSGELTAYSNVNPRSGEVEWYDLCRGPHVPTTKYIPAFALTRSSAAYWRGDQSKAGLQRIYGTAWESKEALDEYQTMLAEAEKRDHRRLGSELDLFSFPDEIGSGFPVFHPNGGIIRLEMEEHSRRRHIASGYSFVNTPHITKGDLFQKSGHLDFYADGMFPPMQLDGEFDEHGNCTKQAQDYYAKPMNCPMHNLIFASRGRSYRELPLRLFEFGTVYRYEKSGVIHGLTRARGFTQDDAHIYCTEDQLETELTSVLEFIISLLKDYGLDDFYLELSTKDPNKFVGSDEIWEKSTEILERVATKSGLELVPDPAGAAFYGPKISVQARDAIGRTWQMSTVQLDFNLPERFNLEYTAPDGTKQRPIMIHRALFGSIERFFGVLLEHYAGAFPAWLAPHQVVAIPVAGDFAPHLEEVCTKLREKGIRANVDTSDDRMQKKIRNHTQARVPFMLLAGARDVEQNAVSFRFLDGTQINGVPVDEAATLIETWIRDRINDQPTEENLGVRR; this comes from the coding sequence ATGACTTCTTTCCAGGTACCAGCAGGAGTAGCTGTGGGTGCCGCAATGCGGGACCTCGAGTTACCTAATAAAGGCGAAGACGCGATCGTTGCCGCAAAGGATACTTCTGGCGCAATCAAGGACCTGTCTTTTGTCCCAGCAGAGGACTCCGAATTCACTCCAGTCTCAGCAAACACCGAAGATGGTCGCGGTGTTATTCGCCACTCCTGCGCCCACGTCCTGGCGCAGGCTGTGCAACAGCTCTTCCCAGGTACCAAGCTTGGCATTGGCCCGGCTATCGAGGGTGGCTTTTATTACGACTTTGATGTCAAGGAGCCATTCACGCCGGAAGATCTGAAGAACATCGAAAAAGCGATGAAGAAGATCATCAAGTCCGGCCAGAAGTTTGAGCGCAAGGCCTATGCTTCCGTCGAAGAAGCTCGCCTCGAGTACGCCAACGAGCCGTTCAAGATGGAGCTTATCGACGACAAAGGCAACGTTGACCCGGACTCTGACGAAGCCATGGAAGTTGGCTCTGGCGAACTGACCGCCTACTCCAACGTCAACCCACGTTCCGGTGAAGTTGAGTGGTACGACCTCTGCCGTGGACCACACGTTCCAACCACCAAGTACATTCCTGCGTTTGCGTTGACCCGATCTTCCGCGGCCTACTGGCGTGGTGACCAGTCCAAGGCTGGCCTTCAGCGTATCTATGGCACGGCCTGGGAATCTAAGGAAGCCCTCGATGAGTATCAGACGATGCTCGCTGAGGCCGAGAAGCGCGATCACCGTCGCCTTGGCTCGGAACTTGACCTGTTCAGCTTCCCAGATGAAATCGGCTCCGGTTTCCCAGTGTTCCACCCTAATGGCGGCATTATTCGCCTGGAGATGGAAGAACACTCCCGTCGCCGCCACATCGCCTCGGGCTACTCCTTTGTCAACACGCCTCATATCACGAAGGGTGATTTGTTCCAAAAGTCTGGTCACCTGGACTTTTACGCGGACGGCATGTTCCCTCCGATGCAGCTGGATGGCGAGTTCGATGAACACGGCAACTGCACCAAGCAGGCGCAGGACTACTACGCCAAGCCAATGAACTGCCCAATGCACAACCTGATCTTCGCCTCCCGAGGCCGTTCCTACCGTGAACTCCCACTGCGACTGTTCGAGTTCGGTACCGTCTACCGCTACGAAAAGTCCGGCGTGATCCACGGTCTTACCCGCGCGCGTGGCTTTACCCAAGACGATGCCCACATCTACTGCACCGAAGATCAGCTGGAAACTGAACTCACCTCGGTGCTGGAGTTCATTATTTCGTTGCTGAAGGACTATGGTCTGGACGACTTCTACCTCGAGCTTTCCACTAAGGACCCCAATAAGTTCGTCGGCTCCGATGAGATCTGGGAGAAGTCGACCGAAATCCTAGAGCGCGTTGCCACCAAGTCTGGCCTGGAGCTTGTGCCAGACCCAGCGGGCGCCGCCTTCTATGGCCCGAAGATTTCGGTTCAGGCCCGCGACGCTATTGGGCGTACCTGGCAGATGTCTACGGTTCAGCTCGACTTCAACTTGCCAGAGCGCTTCAACCTGGAATACACCGCTCCGGATGGCACTAAGCAGCGCCCAATCATGATTCACCGCGCGTTGTTCGGTTCTATCGAACGATTCTTCGGCGTGCTGCTCGAGCACTACGCTGGCGCTTTCCCAGCTTGGTTGGCTCCGCACCAAGTGGTCGCGATTCCTGTGGCAGGCGACTTTGCGCCTCACCTGGAAGAGGTATGCACCAAGCTGCGTGAGAAGGGTATCCGTGCAAATGTGGATACCTCGGATGACCGCATGCAGAAGAAGATCCGCAACCACACCCAGGCGCGCGTTCCGTTCATGCTGCTCGCTGGCGCTCGCGACGTGGAGCAGAACGCCGTGAGCTTCCGGTTCCTCGACGGTACCCAGATCAATGGTGTGCCAGTCGATGAGGCCGCTACCCTGATCGAGACGTGGATCCGCGATCGCATCAATGATCAGCCAACTGAGGAGAATCTCGGTGTCCGCCGATAA
- a CDS encoding Dyp-type peroxidase has translation MSNKRLTRRGFLTASATTVAGGVAVSCAAPNKAGTSAEPAEIQLASMVHDFDGEHQAGVSTPGQALLNMVAFTVRPGVDRAGIIRLMKVWTDDARRLCSGQTPLGDLEPELTVAPSNMTITCGFGARLFEIIGEEVPEWVTPIKPYKRDKLDDRWGAADLVLQICCDDPVALSHATRQMVRGGIDYVSTRWMQQGFLHAYGATEKGQTPRNLFGQIDGTVNPRTEMQLNRQVWIDQGPEWAHGGTVMVVRRIKMNLDEWEILDRESREIVMGRRLDNGAPLTGKEEFDAADFAATDDFGLPVIDKQSHMARAVAPVEHPEQALRRRSYNYDHPVEPGSEQTANAGLVFVCFQQNPKLQFEPIQERLDESDRLNQWIEHIGSAVFFIPPGTTAGQYWGAGLLEK, from the coding sequence ATGAGCAACAAACGACTTACTCGCCGAGGGTTCCTCACCGCCTCAGCCACCACGGTGGCCGGCGGTGTCGCCGTGTCTTGTGCTGCCCCAAACAAGGCAGGGACTTCAGCAGAACCCGCCGAAATCCAGCTCGCCAGCATGGTTCACGACTTTGATGGGGAGCACCAAGCGGGCGTATCGACGCCCGGACAAGCGCTACTCAACATGGTCGCCTTTACTGTGCGTCCCGGCGTCGACCGCGCGGGAATCATCCGCTTGATGAAGGTCTGGACAGACGACGCCCGTCGCCTGTGTTCGGGTCAAACCCCGCTTGGTGATCTTGAACCCGAACTGACCGTCGCTCCATCGAATATGACCATCACGTGTGGTTTCGGTGCCCGACTTTTCGAGATTATCGGTGAGGAGGTCCCGGAGTGGGTCACTCCGATTAAGCCGTACAAGCGAGACAAGCTCGATGATCGGTGGGGAGCTGCCGATCTTGTCTTGCAGATCTGTTGCGATGACCCGGTTGCGCTGTCCCATGCCACGCGCCAAATGGTGCGCGGCGGTATCGATTACGTGTCCACACGGTGGATGCAACAGGGCTTCTTGCATGCGTACGGTGCCACGGAGAAGGGACAGACCCCTCGAAATCTGTTCGGGCAGATCGATGGAACGGTCAATCCACGAACCGAAATGCAGCTGAACCGGCAGGTATGGATCGATCAAGGTCCGGAGTGGGCACACGGTGGCACCGTGATGGTGGTTCGCCGCATCAAGATGAACCTGGACGAGTGGGAAATCTTGGACCGCGAGTCCCGGGAAATCGTAATGGGTCGTCGCTTGGATAACGGCGCACCACTCACCGGCAAGGAAGAGTTTGATGCTGCTGATTTTGCAGCGACAGACGACTTCGGGCTGCCAGTGATCGATAAGCAAAGCCATATGGCTCGCGCTGTAGCACCGGTTGAACACCCGGAGCAAGCTTTGCGACGTCGTTCGTACAACTACGACCACCCGGTCGAGCCCGGTTCGGAACAAACTGCGAATGCGGGCCTGGTGTTCGTATGCTTCCAACAAAACCCGAAGCTGCAGTTTGAACCGATTCAGGAGCGCTTGGATGAGTCCGATCGCCTGAATCAGTGGATCGAACACATCGGTTCCGCAGTGTTCTTCATCCCGCCTGGAACCACGGCGGGGCAGTATTGGGGTGCTGGCCTGCTGGAGAAGTAG
- a CDS encoding copper chaperone PCu(A)C codes for MNASFKKISTIAVAALTAASLTACANSQKDSESKVETATSVEKQATSATKAAADQQGDVAFVDTFVKAKPADKDMTGIFGNLKNNTKEDIKIESFTTDTNAGKYEIHEVVNGVMQLKPGGITIPAGGEYLLKPGGDHLMIMDINDPIEAGSKVKVTLNFSNGDSVTVDSEVRTIASGMENYGANGGVMGDSGMTSAPAMH; via the coding sequence ATGAACGCATCTTTTAAGAAGATCAGCACCATCGCAGTTGCAGCATTGACTGCAGCCTCCCTCACGGCGTGCGCTAACTCCCAGAAGGACTCGGAGTCCAAGGTTGAGACAGCGACGAGCGTCGAGAAGCAAGCTACCTCTGCGACCAAGGCAGCAGCGGACCAGCAGGGCGATGTGGCATTTGTTGATACTTTTGTGAAGGCAAAGCCTGCTGACAAAGACATGACCGGCATCTTCGGCAATCTGAAGAACAATACCAAGGAAGACATCAAGATCGAGTCTTTCACCACCGACACCAACGCGGGTAAGTACGAGATCCACGAGGTTGTCAACGGTGTCATGCAGCTCAAGCCTGGCGGAATCACCATTCCAGCCGGTGGCGAGTACCTGCTCAAGCCAGGTGGCGACCACCTCATGATCATGGACATCAATGACCCAATCGAGGCTGGATCCAAGGTCAAGGTCACGCTGAACTTCTCCAATGGCGACTCCGTCACCGTCGACTCTGAGGTTCGTACCATCGCCTCCGGCATGGAAAACTATGGTGCCAATGGCGGCGTCATGGGCGACAGTGGCATGACCTCTGCACCAGCAATGCACTAA
- a CDS encoding copper resistance CopC family protein produces the protein MKQFASRLVASTMILLTTVVGGATPALAHDVVMRSIPADGSTVQQAPTQLELEFSGIPKDTFNTVALSNQDTGKVLFSSDPVLQDQIIRVDIPADLKLEPGKYKIGFQITSSDGHATRGMTTFTLAGDTAQKSSTSEEMVASSSEAPYSNETFLYWVIGGLVAFVVIVVGIVLVLSQRKKKS, from the coding sequence GTGAAACAATTCGCATCCAGGCTTGTCGCCAGCACCATGATCCTCCTTACTACCGTGGTCGGCGGTGCAACGCCTGCTCTGGCGCATGATGTTGTCATGCGGTCGATTCCGGCTGATGGCAGTACTGTGCAGCAGGCCCCAACCCAATTGGAGCTGGAGTTTTCGGGTATACCGAAGGACACCTTCAATACGGTCGCACTCAGCAACCAGGACACTGGCAAAGTGTTATTTTCTTCTGATCCTGTTCTTCAAGATCAGATCATCCGCGTCGACATACCAGCAGATCTGAAGTTGGAGCCGGGCAAATACAAAATCGGTTTCCAGATCACTTCATCTGATGGACATGCAACGCGCGGTATGACCACTTTTACGTTGGCAGGGGATACCGCCCAGAAGTCGTCAACGTCGGAAGAAATGGTTGCTAGCTCGTCTGAAGCTCCGTATTCAAATGAGACCTTTCTCTACTGGGTGATCGGCGGCCTAGTGGCCTTTGTCGTCATCGTTGTGGGAATCGTTCTTGTACTTTCACAAAGGAAGAAGAAATCATGA
- a CDS encoding phage terminase small subunit has protein sequence MTRGRKAKVGGLRPDQRKPSKQLDPKKNEHNEIPELPPADQFLGVGRTWPEPVKAWWRDIFRSPMSSEWVSSDVHGLYNAARFLAEAINPNNKISERLKCSQAWEKSLVSFGLTPTAREGLRWQISQGEMAERRTRELRSAPTSTVTTERVPGSSDQILTLYSQIHG, from the coding sequence ATGACACGCGGGAGAAAAGCAAAAGTTGGAGGTCTCAGACCAGACCAGCGGAAGCCAAGCAAACAATTAGACCCCAAGAAGAACGAGCACAACGAGATCCCGGAATTGCCACCCGCTGACCAGTTCCTCGGAGTGGGGAGAACGTGGCCTGAGCCGGTCAAGGCGTGGTGGCGCGATATTTTCCGGTCTCCCATGTCCTCGGAATGGGTTAGCTCGGACGTTCACGGCCTGTACAACGCAGCACGTTTTCTCGCGGAAGCCATCAACCCGAATAACAAGATCTCGGAGAGATTGAAGTGCTCGCAGGCCTGGGAGAAGTCGCTCGTATCGTTCGGTCTCACCCCAACAGCTCGCGAAGGCCTGAGATGGCAAATCTCACAGGGTGAGATGGCAGAGCGTAGAACTCGCGAATTGAGAAGCGCCCCAACCTCAACTGTGACCACTGAGCGGGTGCCTGGCAGTAGTGACCAGATCCTCACCCTGTATAGCCAGATCCACGGCTGA